A genome region from Candidatus Methylomirabilota bacterium includes the following:
- a CDS encoding ABC transporter ATP-binding protein yields MGELALRLDGVSKAFGGLRAVDGIALAVRPGERRALIGPNGAGKTTLFNLISGELPVTSGTIRLFERDVTRVAPHRRAGLGLARTFQITNLFPTLTVLENCLLAVQALTAVKFSMLRPLAGYRALEERAREGLAAVGLADRAASMVRNLSHGEQRQLEIALALAGRPRVLLLDEPTAGLSPAESHLMADLLRRLDPAITVLIIEHDMDIALEIAQHVTVLHYGRVIADGPREEIKANPLVREIYLGA; encoded by the coding sequence GTGGGTGAGCTGGCACTGAGGCTCGATGGGGTCTCCAAGGCGTTCGGCGGGCTCCGCGCCGTCGACGGCATCGCGCTGGCCGTGCGCCCGGGCGAGCGGCGCGCGCTGATCGGCCCCAACGGCGCCGGCAAGACGACGCTCTTCAACCTCATCTCGGGCGAGCTGCCGGTGACGTCGGGCACCATCCGCCTCTTCGAGCGCGACGTCACCCGGGTGGCGCCGCACCGGCGCGCCGGGCTGGGGCTGGCCCGGACGTTCCAGATCACCAACCTCTTCCCGACCCTCACCGTGCTCGAGAACTGCCTGCTCGCCGTCCAGGCTCTGACGGCCGTCAAGTTCTCCATGCTGCGGCCCCTGGCGGGGTACCGCGCGCTGGAGGAGCGCGCGCGGGAAGGGTTGGCAGCGGTGGGGCTCGCCGATCGGGCGGCCTCGATGGTGCGCAACCTCTCCCACGGCGAGCAGCGGCAGCTGGAGATCGCGCTGGCACTGGCCGGCCGGCCGCGCGTGCTGCTGCTCGACGAGCCGACGGCCGGGCTCTCCCCGGCCGAGTCGCACCTCATGGCCGATCTGCTGCGGCGGCTCGATCCCGCCATCACCGTGCTCATCATCGAGCACGACATGGACATCGCGCTGGAGATCGCCCAGCACGTCACCGTGCTGCACTACGGGCGCGTCATCGCCGATGGTCCCCGGGAGGAAATCAAGGCCAACCCGCTGGTGCGCGAGATCTACCTCGGTGCTTGA
- a CDS encoding ABC transporter substrate-binding protein — protein sequence MTRRALALLTLAALLTGLGAALSAPSAARAQSGPIKIGLLAPLTGAASALGKDMVNGTELYLDEIGRQVAGRKIELIIDDTEGNTQTALTKARKLVDQDRVHILTGGLLASTGYALHPFVDAQKIPTTYPVMSSDDLTQRKPAKWVVRTGWNSSQSMHVLGDWIYKNTKYRKIATIGADYAFGWESVGGFQRTFEENGGQIIQKIWAPLNTNDFSPFLAQVKRDADAVFGVFFGKLALQFVKQYEDAGLKARVPLLSNGTTVDESVLPQMGDEALGTISALHYSAALDNPVNQKFAKAFEAKAGKVPSYYAETCYTNARWIVEAIKAVAGKVEDRETFLAALRKVDLKDFPRGPVKIDQWGNPIQNIYVRKVERVGGKLQNTVVATFPAVSQFWKYNPEEFLKMPLYTRDYPPCKHC from the coding sequence ATGACTCGTCGTGCTCTGGCACTCCTCACGTTGGCCGCGCTGCTGACCGGCCTGGGCGCCGCGCTGAGCGCGCCGTCCGCAGCCCGGGCCCAAAGCGGCCCCATCAAGATCGGCCTGCTGGCGCCGCTCACCGGGGCCGCCTCGGCGCTCGGCAAGGACATGGTGAACGGAACCGAGCTCTACCTGGACGAGATCGGCCGCCAGGTCGCGGGGCGGAAGATCGAGCTCATCATCGATGACACCGAGGGGAACACCCAGACGGCCCTCACCAAGGCCCGCAAGCTCGTGGACCAGGATCGCGTGCACATCCTCACCGGCGGCCTGCTCGCATCCACCGGCTATGCGCTGCACCCCTTCGTCGACGCGCAGAAGATCCCGACCACGTACCCGGTGATGTCCTCCGACGACCTCACCCAGCGCAAGCCCGCCAAGTGGGTCGTGCGCACGGGCTGGAACTCGAGCCAGTCCATGCACGTCCTCGGTGACTGGATCTACAAGAACACGAAGTACCGCAAGATCGCCACCATCGGCGCCGACTACGCCTTCGGATGGGAATCCGTCGGGGGGTTCCAGAGGACCTTCGAGGAGAATGGCGGGCAGATCATCCAGAAGATCTGGGCGCCGCTGAACACCAACGACTTCTCGCCGTTCCTGGCCCAGGTCAAGCGGGACGCCGACGCCGTCTTCGGCGTCTTCTTCGGCAAGCTGGCCCTGCAGTTCGTCAAGCAGTACGAGGACGCCGGGCTGAAGGCGCGCGTGCCGCTGCTCTCCAACGGCACCACGGTCGACGAGTCGGTGCTCCCGCAGATGGGCGACGAGGCGCTCGGCACCATCAGCGCGCTCCACTACTCGGCGGCCCTCGACAACCCGGTGAATCAGAAGTTCGCCAAGGCCTTCGAGGCCAAGGCCGGCAAGGTCCCCTCCTACTACGCCGAGACGTGCTACACCAACGCCCGGTGGATCGTGGAGGCGATCAAGGCCGTCGCCGGCAAGGTCGAGGATCGCGAGACGTTCCTGGCCGCGCTGCGCAAGGTGGACCTCAAGGACTTCCCCCGCGGACCGGTGAAGATCGACCAGTGGGGCAACCCGATCCAGAACATCTATGTCCGAAAGGTGGAGAGGGTGGGCGGCAAGCTGCAGAACACCGTCGTCGCGACCTTCCCGGCGGTCAGCCAGTTCTGGAAATACAACCCCGAGGAGTTTCTGAAGATGCCGCTCTACACGCGCGACTACCCGCCGTGCAAGCACTGTTAA
- a CDS encoding branched-chain amino acid ABC transporter permease, with the protein MSRRVAGVGLIVLLAAATGPVLPAYPLTLLTQAFIVAILAMSLDVLLGYTGLPSLGHAAYFGVAAYAVAILATEHQAGFATCLVVGIIAAAVTAAAFGLIAIRASGTYFLMITLALGMVVWGLAFRWVSLTKGDNGISGVPRPELGLPWSLWGPLPFFYFSLVTAVLAWVLMGLLVVSPFGMSLKGIRESESRMRILGYNVWLHKYLSFVISGTFAGLAGVLWAYYNGFVSPVDVQLVTSVETLLMVALGGPGTLAGPALGAALIVFLKNFVSVYTKRWLLILGAVYIGVILFAPRGLAGAFRGQRH; encoded by the coding sequence ATGAGCCGGCGCGTCGCAGGCGTGGGCCTCATCGTCCTGCTGGCGGCGGCCACCGGGCCCGTGCTGCCGGCCTACCCGCTCACGCTGCTCACCCAGGCGTTCATCGTGGCGATCCTGGCCATGAGCCTCGACGTGCTCCTCGGCTACACCGGGCTGCCCTCGCTCGGCCACGCCGCCTACTTCGGCGTCGCCGCCTACGCCGTGGCGATCCTCGCCACCGAGCATCAGGCGGGGTTCGCCACCTGCCTGGTCGTGGGGATCATCGCCGCGGCCGTCACCGCCGCCGCCTTCGGGCTGATCGCCATCCGCGCCTCGGGCACCTACTTCCTCATGATCACCCTGGCGCTGGGGATGGTGGTCTGGGGGCTCGCGTTCCGGTGGGTGAGCCTCACCAAGGGCGACAACGGCATCTCCGGGGTGCCGCGCCCGGAGCTGGGGCTGCCCTGGAGCCTCTGGGGGCCGCTTCCCTTCTTCTACTTCTCGCTGGTGACGGCGGTGCTGGCCTGGGTCCTCATGGGCCTGCTCGTCGTGTCGCCGTTCGGCATGAGCCTCAAGGGCATCCGCGAGAGCGAATCGCGCATGCGGATCCTCGGCTACAACGTGTGGCTGCACAAGTACCTGTCGTTCGTCATCTCGGGGACCTTCGCCGGCCTGGCCGGCGTGCTGTGGGCCTACTACAACGGCTTCGTGAGCCCCGTGGACGTCCAGCTGGTCACGTCGGTCGAGACCCTCCTGATGGTCGCCCTCGGCGGGCCCGGCACGCTCGCCGGCCCCGCCCTCGGCGCCGCCCTCATCGTCTTCCTCAAGAACTTCGTCAGCGTGTACACCAAGCGGTGGCTGCTCATCCTGGGCGCCGTCTATATCGGCGTCATCCTCTTCGCCCCCCGCGGGCTGGCCGGCGCCTTCCGCGGCCAGCGTCACTGA
- a CDS encoding branched-chain amino acid ABC transporter permease — MTAEFWIIQTFNGLSYGALLFLLASGLSLIFGVMRIVNLAHGSYFMLGGYVGLSVVWRTESFAAAVLAGALAIGLIGIAMERLFLRRLAGQVLGQVLMTIGFALIFQDAALLIWGGDPYTIPVPGPLRGVLRAGALSFPTYRAFIVVVAAVVATLLWLALDRTRAGARIRAAVDDAEMAQGVGINVPLLSLVVFALGAGLAAMGGVIGGAFLGVYPGADFEVLPYAFVVVIVGGLGSLPGAMVGSLLVGLLDNFGKALFPELSYFTLFAPMALILALKPTGLFGRV; from the coding sequence GTGACCGCCGAGTTCTGGATCATCCAGACGTTCAACGGCCTGTCGTACGGCGCGCTCCTCTTCCTGCTCGCCAGCGGGCTGTCGCTCATCTTCGGCGTCATGCGGATCGTCAACCTGGCCCACGGCTCGTACTTCATGCTCGGCGGCTACGTCGGGCTCTCGGTGGTGTGGCGCACCGAGAGCTTCGCCGCCGCGGTGCTGGCCGGCGCCCTGGCCATCGGGCTGATCGGCATCGCGATGGAGCGGCTGTTCCTCCGCCGGCTGGCCGGGCAGGTGCTGGGCCAGGTGCTGATGACGATCGGCTTCGCGCTGATCTTTCAGGACGCGGCGCTGCTCATCTGGGGCGGCGACCCCTACACGATTCCCGTGCCGGGTCCGCTCCGCGGCGTGCTGCGGGCGGGCGCGCTGAGCTTCCCCACCTACCGGGCCTTCATCGTGGTCGTGGCGGCGGTGGTGGCCACCCTCCTCTGGCTCGCGCTCGATCGCACGCGCGCGGGCGCCCGCATCCGCGCGGCGGTGGACGACGCGGAGATGGCCCAGGGGGTGGGCATCAACGTGCCCCTCCTGTCCCTCGTCGTCTTCGCGCTGGGCGCCGGCCTGGCCGCCATGGGCGGCGTCATCGGCGGCGCCTTCCTGGGCGTGTACCCGGGCGCCGACTTCGAGGTGCTCCCCTACGCGTTCGTCGTCGTGATCGTCGGCGGTCTCGGCAGCCTGCCCGGCGCGATGGTGGGGAGTCTCCTAGTGGGGCTGCTCGACAACTTCGGCAAGGCCCTCTTCCCGGAGCTGTCGTACTTCACGCTGTTCGCCCCCATGGCGCTGATCCTGGCGCTCAAGCCCACCGGGCTCTTCGGCCGCGTCTGA
- a CDS encoding amidohydrolase family protein yields the protein MTPPPGIDIHAHFFPESYLRLLEHEGAAAGARLDRTNPAGPVIVIAGAPTAPLEPAFIDLELRLKAMNRTGIAVQALSLTVPMVYFAGSGLAKRLAQTFNDAIAEAHTAHPDRFVGCATLPLQDPTLAVTELERAARLPGVRAVYLGTNVNGRELSDPAFGPVFERCQEYELPVLLHPINVVGAARLGPFYLSNLLGNPFDTAVAAAHLVFGGVLDRFPRLQICLPHGGGALPYLYGRLQHGQRVRSEARDRARRPFGAYLRRFTYDTITHSPEALRYLVDLVGADRVMVGSDFCFDMGYERPRDIVTKRLGLKAADQARILRGNAARLLGLA from the coding sequence GTGACGCCGCCCCCTGGCATCGACATCCACGCGCACTTCTTTCCCGAAAGCTACCTGAGACTCCTCGAACACGAGGGCGCGGCCGCCGGCGCGCGTCTCGATCGCACGAACCCCGCCGGGCCGGTCATCGTGATCGCCGGCGCCCCTACCGCGCCGCTGGAACCCGCATTCATCGACCTCGAGCTCCGCCTGAAGGCGATGAACCGCACGGGCATCGCCGTCCAGGCGCTCTCGCTGACCGTCCCCATGGTCTACTTCGCCGGCAGCGGCCTGGCCAAGCGCCTGGCCCAGACTTTCAACGACGCCATCGCCGAGGCGCACACCGCGCACCCCGACCGCTTCGTCGGCTGCGCGACGCTGCCCCTACAAGATCCCACGCTGGCCGTCACCGAGCTGGAGCGCGCCGCCCGGCTGCCCGGCGTCCGCGCCGTCTATCTCGGTACCAACGTCAACGGCCGCGAGCTCAGTGATCCGGCCTTCGGGCCGGTCTTCGAGCGCTGTCAGGAGTACGAGCTGCCCGTGCTGCTCCACCCGATCAACGTGGTGGGCGCGGCGCGCCTGGGGCCCTTTTACCTGAGCAACCTGCTGGGCAACCCGTTCGACACGGCCGTCGCCGCCGCCCACCTCGTCTTCGGGGGCGTGCTCGACCGCTTCCCGCGCCTTCAAATATGCCTGCCTCACGGGGGCGGGGCGCTGCCGTACCTCTACGGCCGCCTCCAGCACGGGCAGCGCGTGCGCTCGGAGGCGCGCGATCGCGCGCGCCGGCCCTTCGGCGCCTACCTCCGCCGCTTCACCTACGACACCATCACCCACTCCCCGGAGGCGCTGCGCTACCTGGTGGACCTCGTGGGCGCCGACCGCGTGATGGTGGGGAGCGATTTCTGCTTCGACATGGGCTACGAGCGGCCGCGCGACATCGTCACCAAGCGGCTCGGGCTCAAGGCGGCGGACCAGGCGCGCATCCTCCGCGGCAACGCCGCGCGCCTGCTCGGACTGGCGTGA